A window of the Nisaea acidiphila genome harbors these coding sequences:
- the tpiA gene encoding triose-phosphate isomerase: MTRRVLIAGNWKMNMLRAEGEALASALAKDFAVGAGADMLVCPPATLIAPVAAVLNGGAISVGGQDCHMNESGAHTGDVAAAMIKDLGGSHVIVGHSERRADHGESDATVKAKAEAALAAGLVPIVCVGETEAERDAGKAEAVVEAQIRGSLPAGATETGVVIAYEPVWAIGTGRTPTIDDIAAMHAHMRKVAGSMLGSAGALLLLYGGSVKPGNAAEILALEDVDGALVGGASLKAEDFLAIAAAA, encoded by the coding sequence ATGACACGCCGCGTCCTGATCGCCGGAAATTGGAAGATGAACATGTTGCGCGCCGAAGGGGAGGCGCTGGCATCCGCGCTCGCGAAGGATTTCGCGGTTGGCGCGGGTGCGGACATGCTGGTTTGTCCGCCGGCGACGCTCATCGCCCCGGTTGCCGCGGTTCTAAACGGCGGCGCGATCTCGGTCGGCGGCCAGGACTGTCACATGAACGAAAGCGGGGCGCATACCGGCGATGTCGCGGCGGCAATGATCAAGGATCTTGGCGGATCGCACGTCATCGTCGGTCATTCGGAGCGCCGTGCGGACCATGGCGAAAGTGATGCCACGGTTAAGGCGAAGGCCGAAGCGGCTCTTGCCGCCGGGCTGGTTCCGATCGTCTGCGTCGGTGAAACAGAGGCGGAACGGGATGCTGGCAAGGCGGAAGCCGTTGTCGAGGCACAGATCCGCGGCTCGCTTCCCGCAGGCGCGACGGAGACCGGTGTGGTGATCGCCTATGAGCCTGTCTGGGCGATCGGCACCGGACGCACCCCGACGATTGATGATATCGCGGCCATGCATGCCCATATGCGGAAGGTGGCCGGTTCAATGCTCGGCAGTGCGGGTGCGCTCCTACTCCTCTACGGAGGCTCCGTGAAGCCTGGCAATGCTGCTGAAATTCTCGCTCTGGAAGATGTCGACGGAGCGCTGGTAGGCGGGGCAAGCCTGAAGGCGGAGGATTTCCTCGCAATCGCGGCTGCTGCGTAA
- a CDS encoding tetratricopeptide repeat protein: MADEESGLENGLADPIIAFLTEHAVVLGSLAALLAILGAIFACFRFLLPRKSDVAPPVPEGFAATVLEQARERERELKAEIKALRSDNENLKDGWRDADILEKELSALQSRFADKEKAVEDAREAARRISSELAEAKAGADQAVDAELDAALEALERGDFDAARDRLEGLQELSADRTAIERQASIAFSLGTIAEQEIDYRGAKAHFLRAHELDPKDLNAVLACARLARLSGDLALSTQIADRLIQFVEDATRGPDSDPENLAEIYNAIGLSLQIRADFVQAREYLKQALEIRRRVLGEEHPDTGASYNNVASNLDDQGRYAEAEPLYRKGLEIRRRVLGEEHPDTGASYNNVASNLDDQGRYAEAEPLYRKGLEIRRRVLGEEHPSTATSYNNVAYNLNAQGRYAEAEPLYRKGLEIRQRVLGEEHPDTGASYNNVAYNLNAQGRYAEAEPLYRKGLEINQRVLGEEHPDTGASYNNVAYNLNAQGRYAEAEPLYRKGLEIRRRVLGEEHPSTATSYNNVASNLNAQGRYAEAEPLYRKDLEINQRVLGEEHPDTGSSYNNVASNLDDQGRYAEAEPLYRKGLEIRRRVLGEEHPDTATSYNNVAYNLNAQGRYAEAEPLYRKGLEINQRVLGEEHPSTATSYNNVAYNLNAQGRYAEAEPLYRKGLEIRRRVLGEEHPSTATSYNNVASNLNEQGRYEEAEPVYRKAVDILYRVLGPGHPNTRAGFGNLVGFMKARGRADEVEALRDAYPGIESE, from the coding sequence ATGGCAGATGAAGAGAGTGGGCTGGAGAACGGGTTGGCAGACCCGATCATCGCATTTTTGACTGAACACGCCGTGGTGCTCGGTTCACTCGCCGCGCTCCTCGCCATCCTGGGGGCGATTTTCGCGTGTTTTCGATTTTTGCTCCCGAGAAAATCCGACGTTGCCCCTCCGGTCCCGGAAGGCTTCGCGGCCACGGTTCTCGAACAGGCGCGCGAGCGCGAACGCGAGTTGAAAGCCGAAATCAAGGCGCTGCGCTCCGACAACGAGAACCTGAAAGATGGGTGGCGAGACGCCGACATCCTCGAAAAGGAACTATCGGCACTCCAGTCGAGGTTTGCCGATAAGGAAAAGGCGGTTGAGGACGCGCGGGAAGCGGCACGGCGCATTTCGAGCGAACTCGCCGAGGCAAAAGCCGGCGCGGATCAAGCTGTGGACGCGGAGCTTGACGCGGCTCTGGAAGCTCTCGAAAGGGGCGATTTCGATGCGGCCCGAGACCGTCTGGAGGGCCTCCAAGAGCTTTCCGCCGATCGGACGGCAATCGAGCGTCAAGCCAGTATCGCATTCAGTCTCGGGACGATTGCCGAGCAAGAGATCGACTATCGCGGAGCGAAAGCTCATTTTCTGCGGGCACACGAACTTGACCCGAAAGATCTGAACGCGGTACTGGCCTGCGCTCGGTTGGCACGGCTTTCCGGCGACCTTGCCCTTTCAACCCAAATCGCCGATCGCCTTATTCAGTTCGTCGAAGATGCCACACGGGGACCGGATAGCGATCCGGAAAATCTCGCCGAAATCTACAATGCCATTGGCTTAAGTCTCCAAATACGAGCGGACTTTGTGCAGGCGCGCGAATATCTGAAGCAAGCGCTCGAAATCCGCCGGCGTGTCCTGGGCGAGGAGCATCCGGATACGGGGGCGAGCTACAACAATGTGGCCTCGAACCTTGACGACCAGGGGCGTTACGCGGAGGCGGAGCCGCTCTATCGCAAGGGTCTTGAAATCCGCCGGCGTGTCCTGGGCGAGGAGCATCCGGATACAGGGGCGAGCTACAACAATGTGGCCTCGAACCTTGACGACCAAGGGCGTTACGCGGAGGCGGAGCCGCTCTATCGCAAGGGTCTTGAAATTCGCCGGCGTGTCCTGGGCGAGGAGCATCCATCGACGGCCACGAGCTACAACAATGTGGCCTATAACCTGAATGCGCAGGGGCGTTACGCGGAGGCGGAGCCGCTCTATCGCAAGGGTCTTGAAATTCGTCAGCGTGTCCTGGGCGAGGAGCATCCGGATACGGGGGCGAGCTACAACAATGTGGCCTATAACCTGAATGCGCAGGGGCGCTACGCGGAGGCGGAGCCGCTCTATCGCAAGGGTCTTGAAATTAATCAGCGTGTCCTGGGCGAGGAGCATCCGGATACGGGGGCGAGCTACAACAATGTGGCCTATAACCTGAATGCGCAGGGGCGCTACGCGGAGGCGGAGCCGCTCTATCGCAAGGGTCTTGAAATCCGCCGGCGTGTCCTGGGCGAGGAGCATCCATCGACGGCCACGAGCTACAACAATGTAGCCTCGAACTTGAATGCGCAGGGGCGTTACGCGGAGGCAGAGCCGCTCTATCGCAAGGATCTTGAAATTAATCAGCGTGTCCTGGGCGAGGAGCATCCGGATACGGGGTCGAGCTACAACAATGTGGCCTCGAACCTTGACGACCAGGGGCGTTACGCGGAGGCGGAGCCGCTCTATCGCAAGGGTCTTGAAATCCGCCGGCGTGTCCTGGGCGAGGAGCATCCGGATACGGCCACGAGCTACAACAATGTGGCCTATAACCTGAATGCGCAGGGGCGCTACGCGGAGGCGGAGCCGCTCTATCGCAAGGGTCTTGAAATTAATCAGCGTGTCCTGGGCGAGGAGCATCCATCGACGGCCACGAGCTACAACAATGTGGCCTATAACCTGAATGCGCAGGGGCGTTACGCGGAGGCAGAGCCGCTCTATCGCAAGGGTCTTGAAATCCGTCGGCGTGTCCTGGGCGAGGAGCATCCATCGACAGCCACGAGCTACAACAATGTGGCCTCGAACCTTAACGAGCAGGGGCGCTACGAAGAGGCGGAACCGGTCTATCGAAAGGCGGTCGATATTCTATATCGAGTGCTCGGGCCAGGGCACCCGAACACCCGTGCAGGTTTTGGAAACCTGGTGGGATTTATGAAGGCGCGCGGCCGAGCGGACGAGGTGGAGGCGTTGCGCGACGCCTATCCGGGGATTGAGTCCGAATAG
- a CDS encoding tetratricopeptide repeat protein: MPVYSDGLGLDVTAASGEAASAFGSTVDGYVRFTRDVGDRLKDTLTADPDMPLAHVTKGYFMKLFGTKAMAMRADKALGTATELFARLDTTEREQGHLVALGAWCAGDIDGAADAWERILLDHPKDMLALRLAHFAHFYAGNGGKMRDSVARVLHAWDRSHPLYGNLIGMYGFGLEEAGEYRRGERYAREAVEIDPKDAWSVHAVAHVMEMEGRHREGIDWIKGLEPHWNSVHNFRFHVWWHRALFHLERYELEEVMALYDAQVASDLEADQYLDVVNAAALLWRLELYGLQVGPERWAQLAALAEKHMDDHELIFVSLHYLMALLGAGRLAEAGEMIEKLRAYAKEEGTRDQTQARITGKVGLALADAMTAIRTGSPARAVTLIWPLRDDIRLIGGSHAQRDVFEEMLVDAALKGGETAKARALLSERTEKKPNSAWSWERYGEALGAAGADGSSASRKAAELRTSAH; encoded by the coding sequence ATGCCGGTCTATTCGGATGGTCTCGGACTTGATGTCACAGCGGCCTCCGGGGAGGCGGCATCGGCTTTCGGCTCCACCGTGGATGGTTATGTTCGCTTCACCCGCGATGTCGGCGATCGCCTAAAGGATACGCTGACGGCCGATCCCGACATGCCGCTCGCGCATGTGACCAAGGGCTATTTCATGAAGCTCTTCGGCACGAAGGCGATGGCGATGCGGGCCGACAAGGCACTCGGAACGGCCACCGAACTTTTCGCCCGTCTTGACACGACGGAGCGCGAGCAGGGCCATCTGGTGGCTCTTGGCGCTTGGTGCGCCGGGGATATCGACGGCGCGGCCGACGCGTGGGAGCGTATTCTGCTCGACCATCCGAAGGACATGCTGGCCCTCCGGCTCGCCCATTTCGCCCATTTCTACGCCGGGAACGGCGGCAAGATGCGGGACAGCGTCGCCCGGGTTCTGCATGCCTGGGACAGGTCCCATCCGCTCTACGGCAATCTGATCGGCATGTACGGGTTCGGGCTCGAGGAAGCGGGCGAGTACCGCCGGGGCGAGCGCTATGCCCGCGAGGCGGTCGAGATCGACCCGAAGGATGCCTGGTCGGTCCATGCCGTCGCCCATGTGATGGAGATGGAGGGCCGGCACCGCGAGGGTATCGACTGGATAAAGGGCCTCGAGCCGCACTGGAACAGTGTCCACAATTTCCGTTTCCATGTCTGGTGGCACCGGGCGCTTTTCCATCTGGAGCGCTACGAGCTGGAAGAGGTGATGGCGCTCTACGATGCCCAGGTCGCAAGCGACCTGGAGGCGGACCAGTATCTTGACGTGGTCAATGCCGCGGCTCTGCTCTGGCGTCTGGAGCTTTACGGATTGCAGGTCGGCCCGGAGCGCTGGGCCCAGCTCGCCGCGCTCGCCGAGAAGCATATGGACGATCACGAACTGATCTTCGTCTCGCTGCACTATCTGATGGCGCTGCTTGGGGCCGGCCGTCTTGCCGAGGCGGGTGAGATGATCGAGAAGCTGCGCGCCTATGCGAAAGAAGAGGGCACCCGGGACCAGACCCAGGCGCGGATCACCGGCAAGGTCGGCCTTGCGCTCGCCGACGCGATGACCGCGATCCGCACAGGCAGCCCGGCCCGAGCCGTCACCCTGATCTGGCCTTTGCGCGACGATATCCGCCTGATCGGCGGCAGCCACGCCCAGCGCGACGTGTTCGAGGAAATGCTTGTCGACGCCGCGCTCAAGGGCGGCGAGACCGCCAAGGCCCGCGCGCTGCTTTCCGAACGGACCGAGAAGAAGCCGAACAGCGCCTGGAGCTGGGAGCGCTATGGCGAGGCGCTGGGGGCAGCCGGCGCGGACGGCTCTTCGGCTAGCCGGAAAGCAGCGGAGCTGCGCACCTCGGCGCACTGA
- the secG gene encoding preprotein translocase subunit SecG gives MIEVLLAIHLMIALALVIVVLLQRSEGGGLGIGGGGGGGMGGFMSARGTANLLTRSTAILAAAFFATSILLAILAETNRTGSIADQVQESSEPAEPAAPQPPVSQ, from the coding sequence ATGATCGAAGTCCTGCTTGCCATCCACCTGATGATCGCGCTCGCGCTCGTCATTGTCGTTCTGCTGCAGCGGAGCGAGGGCGGCGGACTCGGCATCGGCGGCGGAGGCGGCGGCGGAATGGGCGGCTTCATGTCCGCGCGTGGGACCGCGAATCTGCTGACCCGCAGCACCGCGATTCTGGCGGCGGCATTCTTCGCCACCAGTATCCTGCTCGCGATTCTCGCCGAAACGAACCGGACCGGCTCAATCGCGGACCAGGTTCAGGAAAGCTCCGAGCCGGCCGAACCGGCAGCTCCGCAGCCTCCAGTCTCGCAGTAA
- a CDS encoding cupin domain-containing protein yields the protein MSRPTSPAFDPMDVAPRIGSGYPEQFQKGCEAREKRRLGDHGGLVNFGVNLTTLPPGQGSAIRHWHTMQDEFVYVVSGELTLITDAGEQILTAGMCAAFPKNVPDGHCLVNRSDAPASYLEIGDRTPGDMGHYPELDLVADGRAGDYVFTRKDGTPY from the coding sequence ATGTCCAGACCGACCAGCCCGGCCTTCGACCCAATGGATGTGGCGCCCCGCATAGGCAGCGGCTATCCGGAACAGTTCCAGAAAGGCTGCGAGGCGCGGGAGAAACGCCGCCTCGGCGACCATGGCGGGCTGGTCAATTTCGGCGTCAACCTGACCACCCTGCCGCCCGGTCAGGGCTCGGCCATCCGGCACTGGCACACCATGCAGGACGAGTTCGTCTACGTCGTCTCGGGCGAGCTCACCCTGATCACCGATGCGGGCGAGCAGATCCTCACCGCCGGCATGTGCGCCGCCTTTCCCAAGAACGTGCCCGATGGCCATTGCCTGGTGAACCGATCCGACGCACCGGCGAGCTATCTCGAGATCGGCGACCGCACGCCGGGCGACATGGGGCACTATCCGGAGCTGGATCTGGTGGCCGACGGCAGGGCCGGAGACTACGTCTTCACCCGCAAGGATGGGACGCCTTACTGA
- a CDS encoding CTP synthase, producing MSRFIFITGGVVSSLGKGLASAALGSLLQARGYKVRLRKLDPYLNVDPGTMSPYQHGEVFVTDDGAETDLDLGHYERFTGVSATKNDSVTTGQIYMDVISRERRGDYLGATIQVIPHVTDAIKEFAKSNLGDEDFVLCEIGGTVGDIESLPFLEAIRQLGNELGRERSLFVHLTLVPWIASAGELKTKPTQHSVKELQSVGIQPDILLCRSEHEIPAEQRRKIALFCNIRPEAVIPALDVDSIYHVPVAYHNDGFDVEVCRHFGLLDEKEPEPDLSRWTDITHTVRNPEGSVKIAVVGKYTSLLDSYKSLAESLAHGGIANKVKVELDWIDSEIFERDDTIHRLEDVHGILVPGGFGERGAEGKVKAVTFAREHNIPYFGICFGMQMAVIEAARSLAGMDGAGSTEFGPCEIPVVGLLTEWVRGNETEQRAADGDLGGTMRLGAYECDLVADSKVREIYGSDRISERHRHRYEVNINHKPALEAAGLRFSGLSPDGELPEIVELPSHPWFIGVQFHPELKSKPFDPHPLFTSFIGAAVTQSRLV from the coding sequence ATGTCTCGCTTTATTTTCATCACCGGCGGCGTGGTTTCATCCTTAGGTAAAGGCCTCGCTTCGGCAGCCCTTGGCTCGCTGCTACAGGCGCGTGGCTACAAGGTCCGTCTGCGCAAACTCGACCCCTACCTGAACGTCGATCCGGGCACCATGAGCCCGTATCAACACGGCGAGGTTTTCGTCACCGACGACGGGGCGGAAACCGATCTCGATCTCGGTCACTACGAGCGGTTCACGGGCGTTTCGGCGACCAAGAACGACAGCGTGACCACAGGCCAGATCTATATGGACGTGATCTCGCGGGAGCGCCGCGGCGACTATCTCGGCGCCACCATTCAGGTCATTCCGCACGTCACCGACGCGATCAAGGAATTCGCCAAATCGAATCTCGGCGACGAGGATTTCGTGCTCTGCGAGATCGGCGGCACCGTCGGCGACATCGAGAGCCTTCCGTTCCTCGAGGCGATCCGTCAGCTCGGCAACGAGCTTGGCCGCGAGCGCTCGCTTTTCGTGCATCTGACGCTGGTGCCCTGGATCGCATCGGCGGGCGAGCTGAAGACCAAGCCGACCCAGCACTCGGTGAAGGAGTTGCAAAGCGTCGGTATCCAGCCCGACATTCTGCTCTGCCGCTCCGAGCACGAGATTCCGGCGGAGCAGCGGCGCAAGATCGCTTTGTTCTGCAACATCCGCCCGGAAGCGGTGATCCCGGCGCTCGACGTGGATTCGATCTATCACGTGCCGGTCGCCTACCATAATGACGGCTTCGACGTTGAGGTTTGCCGCCATTTCGGTCTTCTGGACGAGAAGGAACCGGAGCCGGATCTTTCGCGTTGGACCGACATCACCCACACGGTGCGCAATCCGGAAGGCTCGGTGAAGATCGCCGTTGTCGGCAAATACACGAGCCTGCTGGACAGCTACAAGTCGCTTGCGGAGTCGCTCGCCCATGGCGGCATCGCGAACAAGGTGAAGGTCGAGCTCGACTGGATCGACAGCGAGATCTTCGAGCGTGACGACACCATCCACCGTCTCGAAGACGTCCACGGCATTCTGGTGCCGGGCGGCTTCGGCGAGCGGGGCGCGGAAGGCAAGGTCAAGGCCGTCACCTTCGCGCGCGAGCACAATATTCCCTATTTCGGTATCTGTTTCGGCATGCAGATGGCGGTCATCGAGGCCGCGCGCTCGCTTGCGGGCATGGACGGTGCCGGGTCGACCGAGTTCGGTCCGTGCGAGATCCCCGTGGTCGGCCTCCTGACCGAGTGGGTGCGCGGCAACGAGACGGAGCAGCGTGCGGCGGACGGAGATCTCGGCGGCACCATGCGGCTCGGGGCTTACGAGTGTGATCTGGTCGCCGACTCCAAGGTTCGTGAGATTTACGGATCCGACCGCATCAGCGAGCGTCACCGGCACCGCTACGAGGTGAACATCAACCACAAGCCGGCGCTGGAGGCGGCGGGGCTGCGCTTCTCCGGTCTTTCGCCGGATGGTGAGCTGCCGGAGATCGTCGAATTGCCGAGCCATCCCTGGTTCATCGGCGTACAGTTCCACCCGGAGCTGAAGTCGAAACCGTTCGACCCGCATCCGCTTTTCACCAGCTTTATCGGGGCCGCGGTTACCCAGTCGCGCCTCGTCTGA
- a CDS encoding glyoxalase superfamily protein has product MSDSTAIPSIEDLKFSAGELRRDIAAEGIVISHGQALERIAHDLGFRDWNTLSAAARDSRPKSPVSKGERVTGHYLGQSFTATVIDSYALEMHSRYRVTLHFDEPVDVVTFESFSSFRQRVTCTLTPDGRTPQKTSNGKPQLVLEGKS; this is encoded by the coding sequence ATGTCCGACAGCACGGCCATTCCCTCGATCGAGGACCTAAAATTCAGCGCCGGCGAGCTGCGCCGCGATATCGCCGCGGAAGGTATCGTCATCTCGCACGGTCAGGCGCTCGAGCGGATCGCGCACGATCTCGGTTTCCGGGACTGGAACACGCTTTCGGCCGCGGCGCGTGACTCGCGTCCAAAATCTCCCGTCTCGAAGGGCGAACGGGTCACCGGGCACTATCTCGGCCAGAGTTTCACGGCGACGGTGATCGACAGCTATGCCTTGGAAATGCACAGCCGCTACCGTGTGACGCTGCATTTCGACGAGCCGGTCGACGTAGTCACCTTCGAGAGCTTCTCGTCGTTCCGGCAGCGTGTGACCTGCACATTAACGCCGGACGGTAGAACGCCGCAGAAGACCTCGAACGGGAAGCCGCAGCTCGTGCTGGAGGGCAAGAGCTAA
- the kdsA gene encoding 3-deoxy-8-phosphooctulonate synthase yields the protein MNAKTVTVGPVSFSNAKPFALIAGPCAMESREHALEMADALSALCGDLGIGFVYKSSYDKANRSSSASDRGIGMEKGLPILAEVRERFGCAVLTDVHEPGHCAPAAEFVDILQIPAFLSRQTDLLVAAAATGKTVNIKKGQFLAPWDMNSAIGKVVGAGNSNILLTERGTSFGYNTLVNDMRGLATMASTGYPVVFDATHSVQQPGGLGNASGGQREFVPVLARAATAIGVAGLFIETHEDPDNAPCDGPNMVPLAQMRGLLETLLSFDRLAKATPINIG from the coding sequence ATGAACGCGAAAACCGTCACCGTCGGGCCCGTCAGCTTTTCCAACGCGAAACCCTTCGCGCTGATCGCGGGGCCCTGCGCGATGGAGAGCCGGGAACATGCACTGGAGATGGCGGACGCCCTCTCGGCGCTTTGCGGCGATCTCGGTATCGGCTTCGTCTACAAAAGCTCATATGACAAGGCGAACCGCAGCAGCAGCGCCTCCGATCGCGGTATCGGCATGGAGAAGGGGCTACCCATTCTCGCCGAGGTGAGGGAGCGCTTCGGTTGCGCCGTCCTGACCGACGTGCACGAGCCGGGTCATTGCGCGCCGGCCGCGGAGTTCGTCGATATTCTGCAGATCCCGGCATTCCTCAGCCGGCAGACCGATCTGTTGGTCGCCGCGGCGGCCACCGGCAAGACGGTCAATATCAAGAAAGGTCAGTTCCTCGCGCCCTGGGACATGAACTCGGCCATCGGCAAGGTCGTCGGGGCGGGCAACAGCAACATCCTGCTGACCGAGCGGGGCACCAGCTTCGGCTATAACACCCTTGTGAACGACATGCGCGGTCTCGCGACCATGGCGAGCACCGGCTATCCGGTCGTCTTCGACGCGACCCATTCCGTGCAGCAGCCGGGCGGGCTCGGCAACGCATCCGGCGGTCAGCGGGAGTTCGTACCGGTATTGGCCCGGGCTGCGACCGCGATCGGCGTTGCCGGTCTCTTCATCGAAACCCATGAGGACCCGGACAACGCGCCCTGCGACGGGCCCAACATGGTCCCCCTTGCGCAAATGCGCGGGCTGCTCGAAACTCTTCTCTCCTTCGATCGCCTGGCAAAGGCGACTCCAATAAATATCGGATAA